ACTATCGGCTGGGCCGCTTTACCCCTTCCTACAGCACCCAAACTTAAGTGTATTGACGGGTGTTATTTCATGCGTGTGCGGCAGGAGACTCGCAAGGTCCCAGCGAGCACAGTCAAGCGAGAAGTCACCAAAAAAATAACTGAACTGCCTTACGTGCCAAAGGCAAAGGAGAGGCGTTCAATAAAAGAGCTCGTCTTCCGTGCGCTGTTAGCGAAAGCACTTCCAGTGCAAAAAGACTTCTTTGTTGTAATTGACCCAACCACTCATACCCTCTTGGTCGAAACTGCTAATGAGAAGCAAGCAGACAGTATTGTAAACCTCATAACAATGAGCTTCGAGCAGGAGGATCTATATCCGCAACCATTTAGTTTCAGCACCCACTTCTCAGCAACTCTCACCCAGTGGGCTAAGGATAAAGAAACTCCCTACTACCAAATCCTGATCCTTGACCGTGCTAGCATGAAACATACTGAAGGCGGCACACTTACATCGAGCGGCAATGATCTTACCGACGATGATTTTCAGGCCCACCTTGATGCCGGGTTCAGAGTGACAAGGCTCGCCCTTGAGCTCGATGAGCAAATGAGCTTCACCCTCACCGAGTCTTTCACGTTCAAGAGCATCAAATTCCTCTACCCAAAACCAGAAGAAGACTGCCCTGAAGACTTCCAACTTGCTGCAGCCAGAAACGGCATTGCAGCTCTGCGATCTGCAATGTCCACCCTTCAAGTACCTGGAAAGGAGTAATCCATGACTGAAAATAAGCCTGCCGGGAACCTGTCTATCACTTATCCCATTCTTGTCGCCATAGCCGTGTCTATGATCACCAGCTACGCGATGACACGCTACAGCTTCCCGGAGCCACCATTTACCAGCGTAATGGTTATCGACAGCTCCAGTTTCACAAAGAATCTGCGTCAATCCTATGTGGATGGTGCAATCTCAGAAGAGCAACTGCGCGAGCAGCTGCGCTCACTCAACCAGCGAGTACAAGGCCACGTCAGCGACGGAGCCCTTGTGCTGGAAAAATCAGCGGTAGTAGGTGGCCCCAATGTCAGGCAAATCAACTAACGCAGGACTACTGGTGCTGCCTCTGCTGCTGACGGCCTTTATCCTGCTTATTGGGTACCTTGCACCACGGCTTGTTGTCAGCACCACTCCCTCACTGCCCCATACCGTGTTCTGGCGCACCGACAAACCAGTCACCAAGCTGATGCTTGGTGACTACTGCCATTTTGCGCCGCCAGCAAGCATCAGCTGGCAACACCTCCCAACCGTTCCAAACCCCATGTTCATTAAGCGAGCCAGCTGCATGCCCGGCCAACAGTTGGTACGCCAGGGCGAGCACTTCTACTGTGATGGCCAATATATCGCCACTGCACTCAAGCGCCGCCAGAGCTTGGA
This portion of the Desulfurispirillum indicum S5 genome encodes:
- a CDS encoding S26 family signal peptidase, which gives rise to MSGKSTNAGLLVLPLLLTAFILLIGYLAPRLVVSTTPSLPHTVFWRTDKPVTKLMLGDYCHFAPPASISWQHLPTVPNPMFIKRASCMPGQQLVRQGEHFYCDGQYIATALKRRQSLERYPSFTWDGPVPAGQVFVTGSHPQSLDSRYFGFVSLTAINEILKGVL
- a CDS encoding recombination-associated protein RdgC, which encodes MHLKHVAIYHSDQLGALTEQQIYSALERMPFHETSPTQEQTIGWAALPLPTAPKLKCIDGCYFMRVRQETRKVPASTVKREVTKKITELPYVPKAKERRSIKELVFRALLAKALPVQKDFFVVIDPTTHTLLVETANEKQADSIVNLITMSFEQEDLYPQPFSFSTHFSATLTQWAKDKETPYYQILILDRASMKHTEGGTLTSSGNDLTDDDFQAHLDAGFRVTRLALELDEQMSFTLTESFTFKSIKFLYPKPEEDCPEDFQLAAARNGIAALRSAMSTLQVPGKE